Proteins co-encoded in one Dyella japonica A8 genomic window:
- a CDS encoding glutathione S-transferase family protein, translating to MKLLYQSHSPYARKVLVFAHEAGLADRLDVIHHETSPTLRNEEVFALNPLGKVPVLIADDRTALFDSAVICEYLDGLHEGRRLIPSSPARRFRALRHQAIATGLADAGIAVRWEATRRPETLRWAPLLEGQLQKVIASCDYLEQNVEDSNDVDIGDIALATALDWIAFRNIHDFQHRRPRLAAWYAALCSRESMRATAFHGDTVDQVPASSTITGVAHAVAMG from the coding sequence ATGAAGCTTCTTTACCAATCCCATTCGCCGTACGCACGGAAGGTCCTGGTGTTCGCGCACGAGGCGGGGCTTGCGGACCGGCTCGACGTGATCCACCACGAAACCAGCCCCACGCTGCGCAACGAAGAAGTGTTCGCGCTCAATCCGCTGGGCAAGGTACCGGTGCTGATCGCTGATGACCGGACGGCGCTGTTCGATTCCGCCGTGATCTGCGAGTACCTGGACGGCCTGCACGAGGGCCGCAGGCTGATCCCGTCATCCCCTGCCCGGCGCTTTCGCGCCTTGCGCCACCAGGCCATCGCCACGGGGCTGGCGGATGCAGGCATTGCGGTGCGGTGGGAAGCCACGCGACGCCCGGAAACGCTGCGCTGGGCGCCGTTGCTCGAAGGCCAACTGCAGAAGGTCATCGCCTCGTGCGATTACCTGGAGCAGAACGTCGAAGACAGCAACGACGTGGACATCGGCGATATCGCGCTGGCCACGGCGCTGGATTGGATCGCCTTCCGCAACATCCATGATTTCCAGCACAGACGTCCCCGCCTTGCCGCCTGGTACGCAGCGCTGTGTTCGCGCGAGTCGATGCGGGCCACGGCCTTCCATGGCGATACGGTCGATCAGGTGCCTGCGTCATCCACCATCACGGGAGTGGCTCATGCCGTCGCCATGGGTTGA
- a CDS encoding Lrp/AsnC family transcriptional regulator, whose protein sequence is MTSELDKLDRRILAIVQKDARRPAELIGADVGLSASAVQRRMARLREEGVITAEVALVDPRRAGRPLTMIVDVEVERERPELLASLKQWIATEPCIQEAWYVTGAGDYVLIVSARDVDDFEALMQRLVAENANVRRFQTRVALSTLKRGMLVPMDPLS, encoded by the coding sequence ATGACCAGCGAACTGGACAAACTTGACCGCCGCATCCTCGCCATCGTCCAGAAGGACGCCCGTCGCCCCGCCGAACTGATCGGCGCGGACGTCGGCCTGTCCGCCTCCGCCGTGCAGCGACGCATGGCCCGCCTGCGCGAGGAAGGCGTCATCACCGCCGAGGTCGCACTGGTCGATCCACGCCGCGCCGGCCGGCCATTGACCATGATTGTCGACGTGGAAGTGGAACGCGAACGCCCCGAACTACTCGCCAGCCTCAAGCAATGGATCGCCACCGAACCGTGCATCCAGGAGGCGTGGTACGTCACCGGAGCAGGCGACTACGTGCTCATCGTCTCGGCACGCGACGTCGATGATTTCGAAGCATTGATGCAACGGCTGGTGGCGGAGAACGCCAACGTGCGGCGGTTTCAGACGCGCGTGGCGTTGAGTACGTTGAAGCGGGGCATGCTGGTGCCGATGGACCCGCTTTCCTGA